A section of the Hypomesus transpacificus isolate Combined female chromosome 1, fHypTra1, whole genome shotgun sequence genome encodes:
- the LOC124469276 gene encoding paired box protein Pax-5-like — MEIHYGKVPLNMQRHGGVNQLGGVFVNGRPLPQLVRQRIVDLAHQGVRPCEISRLLRVSHGCVSKILSRFHETGSTRPGVIGGSKPKVATPKVVEKIIGLKQRHPSMFAREIKERLLLERACDNNRVPSVSSINRIIRDKVQLHPLSCEIVSVTTGNSFSSNSYSITGILGTGSNASKSVEGGDFPSSFYSENHRSSQTEDWNLSNLSLTSRSNLPTNFSHSLPGHSSQCAYL, encoded by the exons ATGGAGATACACTACGGCAAAGTGCCACTCAACATGCAAA GGCACGGTGGGGTGAACCAGCTGGGTGGGGTGTTCGTTAACGGACGACCGTTACCACAATTAGTCAGACAGCGCATCGTGGATCTGGCTCACCAGGGTGTTCGTCCGTGCGAAATCTCCCGCCTGCTGCGCGTCAGTCACGGCTGCGTCAGCAAAATACTATCCAG GTTCCACGAGACAGGTAGCACCAGGCCAGGGGTGATAGGGGGCTCTAAGCCCAAGGTGGCAACCCCCAAGGTGGTGGAAAAGATCATCGGGCTCAAGCAGAGGCATCCTTCCATGTTTGCCCGAGAGATCAAAGAGAGACTGCTCCTGGAGAGGGCGTGTGACAATAACAGAGTACCCAGCGTTAGCTCCATCAACAG GATAATAAGAGATAAAGTTCAACTTCATCCTCTTTCTTGTGAAATAG TGTCAGTTACCACAGGTAACAGCTTCTCTTCTAACTCCTACTCTATCACTGGTATTCTGGGAACTGGTTCAAACGCAAGCAAAAGTGTCGAAG GTGGAGATTTCCCAAGCAGTTTCTACTCTGAAAATCACCGTTCCTCCCAAACCGAAGACTGGAATCTCTCAAACCTCAGCTTGACCTCTCGTTCCAATTTGCCAACTAACTTCAGCCATAGCCTGCCTGGTCATTCCTCTCAATGTGCTTACCTTTAG